A section of the Mangifera indica cultivar Alphonso chromosome 12, CATAS_Mindica_2.1, whole genome shotgun sequence genome encodes:
- the LOC123193287 gene encoding trihelix transcription factor ASIL2-like, with protein MDEETNQPTDNKQDFPRKPFTPTNDRPKRDEWSEGAVSTLLEAYENKWVLRNRAKLKGDDWEDVARCVSSRANNTKSPKTQTQCKNKIESMKKRYRLESANADGSSWLLYPRLDLLLRGSIALPPPQPQPLQGQPVNPPLMLLELSPQGVTLAEAAPSPAAGTTQHSHGSNGVDRISKADGLETNLSDKKATETDSSTPVHYSNDKEKLKAKKLKMKRRKGEKWEIAESIRWLAEVVVRSEEERMETMREIEKMRVEAEAKRGEMELKRTEIIANTQLEIAKLFASTNGKDVDSSLWIGRNIHLL; from the exons ATGGACGAAGAAACTAACCAACCCACCGACAACAAACAAGACTTCCCCAGAAAGCCCTTCACTCCCACCAACGACAGACCGAAACGCGATGAATGGAGTGAAGGCGCTGTTTCAACTCTACTCGAAGCTTATGAAAACAAATGGGTGCTCAGAAATCGTGCCAAACTCAAGGGTGATGACTGGGAAGACGTTGCGCGATGCGTTTCGTCGCGGGCCAACAACACCAAGTCTCCCAAAACTCAAACACAGTGCAAGAACAAGATCGAGTCTATGAAGAAACGGTATAGATTGGAGTCTGCTAATGCTGATGGATCGTCTTGGCTTTTGTATCCGCGCCTTGATCTTTTACTGCGTGGAAGTATTGCGCTGCCGCCTCCACAGCCGCAGCCGCTGCAGGGTCAACCAGTTAATCCTCCTTTGATGTTGCTTGAGCTGTCGCCACAGGGAGTGACGCTTGCAGAGGCGGCTCCTTCACCAGCTGCTGGAACCACTCAACACTCACATGGGTCCAATGGAGTTGATAGGATTTCCAAG GCAGACGGATTGGAAACAAATTTATCAGACAAGAAAGCCACGGAAACAGACAGTAGCACCCCGGTTCACTACAGTAATGACAAGGAGAAGTTAAAGGCCAAGAAGTTGAAGATGAAAAGGCGAAAAGGGGAAAAATGGGAAATAGCCGAAAGTATCCGTTGGCTAGCAGAAGTAGTGGTGAGATCGGAAGAAGAAAGAATGGAGACGATGAGAGAGATTGAGAAAATGAGAGTTGAAGCTGAGGCTAAAAGAGGAGAAATGGAGCTAAAAAGAACTGAGATTATTGCCAATACTCAACTTGAGATTGCTAAACTCTTTGCTTCAACAAATGGAAAAGATGTCGATTCTTCCTTATGGATTGGAAGAAATATTCATCTTTTGTAA